One window from the genome of Mucilaginibacter ginsenosidivorans encodes:
- a CDS encoding site-specific integrase translates to MKSTQRFSVLIWADKRKSDAKGNVPLYARITYLGKRAEISIGRKVDPSKWDPEAGFIKGPGQEVKDINKEIITVNNDIHAAFMDLKQTEDFITAEKIKQRYAGEEVPQRMLLEVFDEHNKNVEELVGKDFVKATLTKYNTVRSKTADYIQHRFKKPDIYLESIDYAFVTGFEMYLKTEDGIEHNTAMRYIKNLKKIVNLAFNHGWIRTNPFNLFKCTYKKVHREELEWEEIHQLANHPFTIKRLEEVRDTFLFCCYTGYAFVDIEKLTPQHIHIGKDQVAWIKTQRTKTYVTANVPLIPQAMELIEKYKDHDCRTVLNKLFPVKSNQKMNAYLKEIGDLASITKVLTTHIARHTFATTVTLENDVPLETVSKMLGHTKLTTTQIYAKMKDKKVNRDMHALKTRLKLQEENNSFEIMEEEIV, encoded by the coding sequence ATGAAAAGCACACAAAGGTTCTCAGTTCTCATCTGGGCTGACAAAAGAAAATCAGATGCAAAAGGTAATGTTCCGTTATACGCGCGAATTACCTATTTAGGTAAAAGGGCGGAAATTTCCATCGGACGGAAAGTTGACCCGAGCAAATGGGATCCGGAGGCCGGATTCATAAAAGGTCCGGGGCAGGAAGTAAAGGATATCAACAAAGAAATTATCACGGTCAACAACGACATCCACGCGGCCTTTATGGATCTTAAGCAAACGGAGGATTTTATTACCGCCGAAAAGATCAAACAACGATATGCCGGTGAAGAAGTTCCTCAGCGGATGTTGCTGGAAGTATTCGATGAGCATAACAAAAACGTGGAGGAACTGGTCGGTAAGGATTTCGTAAAGGCTACGCTGACCAAGTATAACACTGTCCGATCTAAAACGGCGGATTATATCCAGCACAGATTTAAAAAGCCGGACATCTACCTGGAATCTATCGATTACGCTTTTGTAACCGGATTTGAAATGTATCTAAAAACCGAGGATGGCATTGAGCACAATACCGCCATGCGGTACATAAAGAACTTGAAGAAGATTGTTAACCTGGCCTTTAATCATGGGTGGATCAGGACGAACCCGTTTAACTTGTTCAAGTGTACATATAAAAAAGTTCATCGTGAAGAATTGGAATGGGAAGAGATCCATCAACTCGCCAATCATCCATTTACCATTAAACGGCTGGAAGAAGTCAGGGATACCTTTTTATTTTGCTGCTATACAGGTTATGCTTTTGTGGATATTGAAAAGCTAACGCCCCAGCATATCCATATTGGAAAGGACCAGGTGGCGTGGATAAAAACACAGCGGACAAAAACGTATGTGACAGCCAATGTCCCACTCATCCCCCAGGCCATGGAGCTTATTGAGAAATATAAAGACCATGATTGCAGAACGGTACTGAACAAATTGTTTCCGGTTAAAAGCAACCAAAAGATGAACGCCTATTTGAAGGAGATCGGTGACCTTGCCTCTATTACCAAAGTTTTAACCACGCACATTGCCCGGCACACCTTTGCCACTACCGTTACCCTGGAGAACGATGTTCCATTGGAAACAGTCAGTAAAATGCTCGGGCATACCAAATTGACAACTACCCAGATCTATGCGAAGATGAAGGACAAAAAGGTTAATCGAGATATGCATGCGCTAAAGACCCGATTGAAGCTTCAGGAAGAAAACAATTCATTTGAAATTATGGAGGAGGAAATCGTATGA
- a CDS encoding P-loop NTPase: MSKLQEIEQKLIRVNDAVFQNVCDAVLFSTERNFSTIHRTGSQKGKQKTTKGTPDSYFLSPIGRYTFVEYTTKHKDDNPNSFLKKLQDDILRCLDENITKIPVSKIEKIIYCYNTTLTTEESDSLSEICKSKRIALDLIGIDQLALLLLTRAAYAAKAFLAVNIDTAQILPVAQFISEYESSGIATVLSNQFIAREAEQTELINLLNENQITIVRGAPGTGKSKLVLASIDTFLAGSPDYTVYCISNKNAAINEDLRTYVNDENNYLIFIDDANRQYENLNSILGILREQRKGTLKIILTVRDYAFDDIVHQCRDLAPAELNVPKLSDEQITEIITGRDFNIKDKRFIRQILEIAEGNPRLAIMAAKVALKTNNLLKLYDASAIYDEYFQNAIPDHRLFKDRVLMKTVGLIAFFFAIDRTNTIFLQKLLDLADITTYEFNQAVEQLERLELIETNLDLSIIKIGDQVLATYFFFKVFLKDQLIKFEIILENFFNNYSNRVKDSVIPANTIFGYNQVIEKITPSLDVYWTKIKEDEYLALKFLQTFWFYRYQDVFAYLWERIRQLPATEEPFIYDPKTSQRDLLAHEAYLDLLDSFFAYHFSVFKDSLELSFEYIRKKPQFFTKLIKSVNEKIAFSFEDQLSHFTRQKQLFELLTENFDDALYRQAFYILSRKFLKSVYRVHTASRKKNTISWYEYQLPLNTDIKRFRTKIWRQLIKFQMRYPLETQQFIYEYSQRSPDWVKEHIGHDLPFLLQVFKRFDKKNFVDCYIIHHVEWWFNRLGVHSNELSMLKSVFTNRTYEEYKVLSFDRLRDKRDFEFDDHDEYNRLKEAEIRKALIFKNMREFKGFYSRFVFLNTWAAKNKNNQLTQTVDMALEENSRLNPVLGLKLLKYLIESGNESLMIPWRAIKMVMEKMPQRSLKSFYKLLTGNDYPKSNYWVLCYFEFAPFHLVDKKLFTLFLKFIAANQEGYFSVDWDCLDRFRAIDKRAIVKILTIVNSKIRDNGKKWRIDHRFFLKYINDFKKDMPLLQEAYLLQESMQDHFDFSCEALYLLIEKSPKFLLVFIESICKGKSFISSREYSHLNLIWKFKYAEKLLEEIFLVIEPRGLITEDNIYNAFFERLDETNKNRAIAFLKELLKKYHKDSGKVSMIMEIVIAVFKNLRKDFIRLFLSLSDDYDVFTEIKLAETNYFGPANVNVGALRAAEWEAVLECLNEIRRGAYKYAAHKTFVLGQISAYKRDADYEYRAQLMFDRD; the protein is encoded by the coding sequence ATGAGCAAACTCCAGGAAATTGAACAAAAACTGATACGGGTAAATGATGCTGTTTTTCAAAATGTGTGTGACGCGGTGTTATTCAGCACGGAGCGGAATTTTTCAACTATCCACCGAACCGGAAGTCAGAAAGGAAAACAAAAAACAACGAAGGGAACGCCTGACAGCTATTTTCTTTCACCAATCGGCAGGTACACGTTTGTCGAATATACTACGAAGCATAAAGATGATAATCCGAATAGTTTTTTAAAAAAACTACAAGATGATATTTTGCGATGCCTGGATGAAAACATAACAAAGATTCCGGTCAGCAAAATTGAGAAGATAATCTACTGTTATAACACCACACTAACTACCGAAGAGTCGGACAGCTTGTCCGAAATTTGCAAAAGCAAACGTATTGCGCTCGACCTGATAGGTATTGACCAGTTGGCGCTGCTGCTGCTCACCAGAGCCGCCTATGCAGCAAAAGCATTTTTAGCGGTAAATATCGATACCGCACAAATTTTGCCTGTGGCACAATTCATTTCGGAGTATGAGTCGTCCGGGATTGCCACCGTGCTGAGTAATCAATTTATTGCCCGTGAAGCAGAGCAAACAGAGCTGATCAACCTACTCAATGAGAACCAGATCACCATTGTGAGGGGTGCACCAGGCACCGGTAAATCTAAATTAGTGCTCGCCTCGATAGATACCTTTTTGGCCGGGTCGCCAGACTACACAGTTTATTGTATTTCAAATAAGAATGCGGCGATCAACGAAGACCTGCGTACTTATGTTAATGATGAAAATAACTATCTTATTTTCATCGACGATGCCAACCGGCAGTATGAGAACCTGAACTCCATTTTGGGGATACTACGCGAGCAGCGCAAAGGTACCCTGAAAATTATACTCACCGTAAGGGACTACGCCTTTGACGATATTGTTCATCAATGCCGGGACCTCGCTCCCGCAGAATTAAATGTTCCCAAGCTTTCCGACGAACAAATTACTGAGATCATTACAGGCAGGGATTTTAATATCAAGGACAAAAGGTTCATTAGGCAGATTCTAGAGATCGCCGAGGGAAATCCGAGGCTGGCGATCATGGCGGCGAAGGTAGCATTGAAAACCAATAATCTGCTCAAGCTGTATGACGCCTCCGCCATCTATGACGAATATTTCCAAAATGCAATTCCTGACCATCGCCTGTTCAAGGACCGTGTCCTCATGAAAACCGTCGGGCTGATCGCATTTTTCTTTGCTATCGATCGTACAAATACGATCTTTCTGCAAAAACTACTTGATCTGGCCGACATCACGACCTACGAATTCAACCAAGCTGTCGAACAACTCGAGCGGCTGGAACTGATCGAAACGAACCTCGATTTATCGATTATTAAAATTGGCGACCAGGTTTTGGCGACCTATTTCTTTTTTAAAGTATTCCTCAAGGATCAATTGATAAAGTTCGAAATCATCCTTGAAAACTTCTTTAACAACTATTCAAACAGGGTCAAAGATTCAGTCATCCCGGCTAATACTATATTCGGTTATAACCAGGTAATAGAAAAAATAACGCCGTCCCTCGATGTCTACTGGACCAAAATAAAGGAAGACGAGTACCTCGCCTTGAAATTTCTTCAAACTTTCTGGTTCTACCGTTACCAGGATGTTTTTGCATATCTCTGGGAACGCATCCGGCAGCTGCCTGCAACCGAAGAGCCATTCATCTACGATCCTAAAACGTCACAAAGGGACCTCCTTGCTCATGAAGCCTACCTCGACCTATTGGACAGTTTCTTTGCATATCACTTCTCCGTTTTCAAGGATTCTCTGGAGTTGAGCTTTGAATATATCCGTAAAAAGCCACAATTCTTTACCAAGCTTATCAAATCGGTAAATGAAAAAATCGCCTTCAGCTTTGAGGACCAATTGTCGCATTTTACCAGGCAAAAGCAATTGTTTGAATTGCTGACCGAAAATTTCGATGATGCATTATATCGTCAGGCGTTTTATATTCTAAGCCGTAAATTTCTTAAATCCGTTTATCGCGTTCACACTGCATCAAGAAAGAAAAACACCATTTCCTGGTATGAATATCAGCTTCCCCTAAACACTGATATCAAAAGGTTCAGGACAAAGATATGGCGTCAACTTATCAAGTTCCAAATGAGGTATCCGTTGGAAACCCAACAGTTCATCTATGAATATTCCCAACGTTCCCCTGATTGGGTCAAAGAGCATATCGGACATGACTTGCCTTTTCTGCTCCAAGTATTCAAAAGATTCGATAAGAAAAACTTCGTTGATTGTTACATCATTCACCACGTGGAATGGTGGTTCAACAGGCTTGGGGTGCACTCTAATGAGCTAAGTATGTTAAAATCGGTCTTTACAAATCGGACCTATGAAGAATACAAGGTTCTAAGCTTCGACAGGTTGAGGGATAAGCGAGATTTTGAATTCGACGACCATGACGAATATAATCGGCTAAAGGAGGCGGAGATCCGAAAAGCTCTAATATTTAAGAATATGCGCGAATTCAAGGGCTTTTACAGCCGCTTTGTTTTTCTGAACACCTGGGCTGCAAAAAACAAGAACAATCAACTCACACAAACCGTCGATATGGCACTGGAGGAAAATTCCAGATTGAACCCGGTTCTGGGACTTAAACTGTTAAAATATTTGATTGAGTCAGGCAATGAGTCATTGATGATTCCCTGGAGGGCAATTAAGATGGTTATGGAAAAGATGCCTCAGCGTAGCCTTAAAAGTTTTTACAAACTCCTAACCGGGAACGACTACCCAAAGTCAAATTATTGGGTACTTTGTTATTTTGAATTCGCACCGTTCCACCTGGTAGATAAAAAATTGTTTACATTGTTCCTGAAATTTATCGCGGCCAACCAGGAGGGATACTTCTCTGTGGATTGGGACTGCCTGGATAGGTTTCGCGCCATCGATAAACGGGCGATCGTAAAAATCCTGACTATAGTTAACAGTAAAATCAGGGACAATGGGAAAAAATGGCGCATTGATCACCGTTTCTTTCTAAAGTATATAAATGACTTTAAGAAAGATATGCCGCTGTTGCAGGAGGCCTATTTGCTGCAAGAGTCCATGCAGGACCACTTCGATTTCAGCTGTGAAGCATTATACCTTTTGATCGAAAAGAGTCCGAAATTCCTATTGGTTTTTATCGAATCCATTTGCAAAGGAAAGTCTTTTATCAGTAGCCGGGAATATTCCCATCTGAACCTGATCTGGAAGTTTAAGTACGCAGAAAAATTGCTTGAAGAGATATTTCTTGTTATCGAACCGAGAGGTTTGATAACAGAAGATAATATTTATAATGCCTTTTTTGAACGCCTTGATGAGACGAATAAAAATAGAGCAATCGCATTTTTGAAGGAGTTATTAAAGAAATATCATAAGGACTCCGGCAAGGTTTCCATGATCATGGAAATTGTCATTGCCGTTTTCAAAAATCTACGAAAAGATTTTATCAGGTTGTTTCTTTCTCTTTCAGATGACTACGACGTCTTTACTGAAATCAAGCTGGCGGAAACAAATTACTTTGGACCTGCCAACGTAAATGTTGGCGCTCTGCGGGCTGCTGAATGGGAGGCGGTGCTTGAATGCCTGAATGAAATTAGGCGTGGGGCTTATAAATATGCCGCACACAAAACGTTTGTTTTAGGACAGATTAGTGCGTATAAACGTGACGCCGACTATGAGTATCGGGCACAACTCATGTTCGATCGGGACTGA
- a CDS encoding glycosyltransferase family 2 protein, which translates to MQIIIVMPCYNEEDNLVKACQSFGFGISGQSTLHDVILIIVDNNSTDSTMKVANDIKEKSSDGSVYVVFEGEQGYVPARHRGNLLAVTIAEKLNLKIEDVLILQADADTIYSNGYVDFIKAAALQYGHNFLFEACVSYPPDFLSDYASYFNLCSISDAKYQNLFDSINHDYIVDDKVSGYWLSDYIKWGQHQREFNAKGQEIFAETTRLFIRAQAKGAKRIWVDSAIAYHSGRKILKDYLFHFVTAGFPRELDWNADWKLQNEGRDVIIEPQIPLNTEIESAVLNYRNLHMIAIFYLLPFHIEQTLGIDTDHRYPEFREFAQGLLPKRNVDDLLSSPGIFLMDVFEVINSQGGEILGEADKIDFEKFC; encoded by the coding sequence ATGCAAATTATAATAGTAATGCCATGTTATAATGAAGAAGACAATCTTGTTAAAGCCTGTCAATCATTTGGATTTGGTATATCAGGCCAATCAACTCTCCATGATGTAATATTGATAATAGTTGATAACAATTCAACTGATTCAACAATGAAAGTCGCGAATGATATTAAAGAAAAGTCTTCGGATGGTAGTGTCTATGTGGTATTTGAAGGCGAACAAGGTTATGTTCCGGCTCGCCATCGGGGGAATCTTTTAGCGGTTACTATCGCTGAAAAACTTAACTTAAAAATCGAAGATGTCCTCATTCTTCAGGCTGACGCTGATACAATCTATAGTAATGGCTATGTTGATTTTATAAAGGCTGCAGCCCTTCAATATGGGCACAATTTTTTATTCGAAGCGTGCGTCAGCTATCCGCCGGATTTTTTGTCAGATTATGCCTCTTATTTTAATTTATGCAGTATTAGCGATGCTAAATATCAAAATCTTTTCGATTCAATAAATCATGACTATATCGTTGACGATAAGGTATCGGGTTATTGGTTAAGTGATTACATTAAATGGGGTCAGCATCAAAGAGAGTTTAATGCGAAAGGGCAAGAGATTTTTGCAGAAACAACAAGACTGTTTATCCGGGCGCAGGCAAAGGGTGCAAAAAGGATATGGGTTGATTCGGCTATTGCGTATCATTCTGGTCGTAAAATTTTAAAAGATTATTTATTCCATTTTGTAACAGCCGGATTTCCAAGAGAGCTTGACTGGAATGCGGACTGGAAATTGCAAAATGAGGGCAGAGATGTTATCATTGAACCACAAATACCCTTAAATACTGAAATTGAAAGTGCTGTTCTTAATTATCGTAATCTCCATATGATAGCCATATTTTACCTTTTGCCTTTTCACATTGAACAAACACTTGGAATTGATACTGATCATAGGTATCCAGAATTCAGGGAATTTGCGCAAGGACTTTTACCAAAAAGAAACGTAGATGATTTATTAAGTTCTCCTGGGATATTTCTGATGGACGTTTTTGAAGTCATTAATTCTCAAGGGGGGGAAATATTGGGTGAAGCAGATAAGATTGATTTTGAGAAATTTTGTTAA
- the yhhA gene encoding YhhA family cyclophane-containing RiPP (triceptide-type peptide natural product; maturases include a radical SAM/SPASM enzyme and a 2OG-Fe(II) oxygenase), with amino-acid sequence MKHNTTATSQSSIVSAPELLPKLQQNTSEHPALSRMRAKMMQASGVQAITAYDRMHHRHNRS; translated from the coding sequence ATGAAACATAACACTACAGCCACTTCTCAGTCGTCTATCGTTAGCGCACCAGAGCTATTACCGAAATTACAACAAAATACTTCTGAGCACCCAGCGTTAAGCCGAATGCGCGCTAAAATGATGCAGGCTTCAGGCGTTCAGGCAATAACAGCATACGATAGGATGCACCACCGTCATAATCGTTCATAG
- the yhhB gene encoding cyclophane-forming radical SAM/SPASM peptide maturase YhhB — translation MPELPNNPTARCFLLKVASRCNINCDYCYMYNHLDQGWKSQPKLMSDKILQAVAERIRDYTIEQQLDRIAIVYHGGEPLLMATEKLINHAELLKSFLPGVVVEFSLQTNGVLLKEDDLIHFQKSGIQVSLSLDGPASANNRHRLDHKGKSSYSATEKALSLLENYPEVFSGVIAVIDADNSPLDLLKYFAERDIPQLDFLLPDANYLTLPPGRSKDPERYLRWLIECFDIWFDNYSNLKIRTFDSILASLMGVPSETDGFGFGDVSLITIETDGCYHDLDVLKITGQGTNLSNGDVHSTSIFQALQSEQVNKHRVLLTKEGLSEQCQNCPVVDVCGGGAVAHRYGKDGFLNPSIYCMELKGLIEHANKRVNEQLQIEFERREVGLKEFDTDLINEYETQPGITGAFRTILGSFEQSQTEKFKSVIDHIYKNSLASAINQLYDLSDKDFQSLAIQPSIVAWTEVMQKHMAGITVHDIDRKIIAPEPEYVLQILALSETRSPWPSVQREDRWLRLPFADKIYFEPATIAANGKPILDEALNLINSWKPELIGEMQLFSPEIQFIRDPSAHPDKVVSFSDNSVPGALYVQVMRGNEFIDPSDLADSIIHEHRHQKLYMLQRVCPIVHADYPLVASPWREELRPPTGLFHALFVFVELLDFWTFLKLNADSILKEKADKESLRISEQLSKGFAVVESCDLTEGGRIILTLLNTRFKALINENYTAFTSAPC, via the coding sequence ATGCCTGAGTTACCGAACAACCCTACAGCACGTTGCTTCTTACTCAAGGTTGCTTCTCGTTGTAATATAAATTGCGACTACTGTTATATGTATAACCACCTGGACCAAGGGTGGAAATCACAGCCAAAATTGATGTCTGATAAGATTCTTCAGGCCGTTGCAGAAAGAATTAGAGACTACACAATTGAACAACAATTAGACCGGATAGCAATAGTTTATCATGGCGGTGAACCTTTGTTGATGGCGACGGAAAAACTGATCAATCATGCAGAACTACTAAAGAGTTTTCTGCCGGGAGTAGTTGTTGAATTTTCTTTACAAACCAATGGTGTCTTGCTAAAGGAAGATGATTTAATCCATTTTCAAAAATCAGGTATCCAAGTATCCCTAAGTTTGGATGGTCCCGCATCTGCAAATAATCGCCACCGGCTCGACCATAAAGGAAAGTCAAGCTATAGCGCCACCGAAAAAGCCTTGTCGCTACTGGAGAATTACCCAGAGGTTTTCTCAGGGGTAATTGCCGTTATAGACGCCGATAACTCACCCCTGGATCTTCTTAAATATTTTGCCGAACGGGATATTCCTCAATTAGACTTTTTGTTGCCAGATGCCAATTACTTGACCTTGCCACCAGGAAGATCCAAAGATCCAGAACGTTACCTCAGATGGTTAATAGAGTGTTTTGATATTTGGTTTGATAATTATTCCAACTTAAAAATAAGAACTTTTGATTCCATATTGGCTTCGCTAATGGGAGTGCCAAGTGAAACAGATGGATTTGGGTTTGGAGACGTTAGTTTAATTACCATCGAAACCGATGGCTGCTATCATGATCTTGACGTTTTAAAAATTACTGGCCAGGGTACTAATTTATCTAACGGAGATGTGCACTCCACTTCTATTTTCCAAGCCTTACAATCTGAACAGGTTAACAAACACAGGGTTTTGCTTACAAAGGAAGGATTAAGTGAGCAATGTCAAAATTGTCCGGTTGTAGACGTTTGTGGTGGTGGGGCTGTAGCTCACCGTTATGGTAAGGACGGCTTTTTAAACCCAAGTATTTATTGTATGGAATTAAAAGGTCTAATTGAACATGCAAATAAACGCGTAAATGAACAACTGCAGATCGAGTTTGAACGCCGAGAAGTAGGGTTAAAGGAGTTTGATACCGACCTTATAAATGAATATGAAACTCAGCCAGGAATTACTGGTGCATTCAGAACAATATTAGGATCATTTGAACAAAGCCAGACTGAAAAGTTCAAAAGTGTAATTGATCATATTTATAAAAATTCTTTGGCGTCTGCTATAAACCAGCTATATGATTTGTCCGACAAGGATTTTCAGTCTTTAGCTATTCAGCCTTCGATTGTAGCCTGGACAGAAGTTATGCAAAAACATATGGCAGGCATAACGGTGCACGATATCGACAGAAAAATCATAGCTCCGGAGCCCGAATATGTTTTACAAATTTTAGCGTTAAGTGAAACCCGATCCCCTTGGCCTTCTGTACAGCGGGAAGATCGTTGGTTACGTTTGCCTTTCGCTGACAAAATATATTTTGAGCCGGCAACAATTGCGGCAAACGGAAAACCAATTTTGGATGAAGCATTGAATCTGATTAATTCATGGAAACCAGAGTTGATTGGAGAAATGCAATTGTTCTCACCTGAAATACAATTTATACGTGACCCAAGTGCTCATCCAGATAAAGTGGTATCGTTTAGCGATAATAGCGTCCCTGGTGCTCTTTATGTCCAAGTCATGCGTGGAAATGAATTTATCGATCCAAGTGATTTAGCGGATTCAATTATTCATGAGCACCGTCATCAAAAATTATATATGCTGCAGCGAGTGTGTCCTATTGTACACGCCGATTACCCCTTAGTGGCTTCACCATGGAGGGAAGAATTGCGGCCGCCTACTGGTCTATTTCACGCACTATTTGTTTTTGTTGAACTTTTGGATTTTTGGACATTCCTTAAATTAAATGCTGATTCAATCTTAAAAGAAAAAGCAGATAAGGAAAGCCTTAGAATTAGCGAACAGTTAAGCAAAGGGTTTGCTGTTGTTGAATCCTGTGATCTTACCGAAGGAGGCCGTATCATTTTGACTTTATTAAATACCCGATTTAAGGCATTAATCAATGAAAATTACACTGCCTTTACGTCAGCTCCCTGTTAG
- a CDS encoding GNAT family N-acetyltransferase: MQKVKAEPIDPSKLTLKAGQGQNLHDHNRGKYWHIHLGDVRVGKIYIDFLENEVLGNHPSIDIFINKEYQGRHIGRYAYNMACEQSGLNRVYMHTRKSNIASIRAAEEAGFKEVVDKVFRQVVMVWEK, encoded by the coding sequence ATGCAGAAGGTTAAGGCTGAACCAATAGACCCAAGTAAACTAACGCTAAAGGCGGGACAGGGACAAAATTTACATGACCATAATAGAGGTAAATATTGGCATATACATTTAGGGGATGTCCGTGTGGGAAAAATATACATTGATTTCCTCGAAAATGAAGTGCTCGGCAATCATCCATCAATCGATATTTTCATTAACAAAGAGTATCAGGGTCGACACATAGGACGATATGCTTATAATATGGCCTGTGAGCAAAGTGGTTTGAATAGAGTATATATGCATACACGCAAATCAAATATCGCATCAATTAGAGCAGCTGAAGAAGCTGGATTTAAAGAAGTAGTTGACAAAGTATTTCGGCAGGTAGTAATGGTTTGGGAAAAATAA